A single genomic interval of Spinacia oleracea cultivar Varoflay chromosome 6, BTI_SOV_V1, whole genome shotgun sequence harbors:
- the LOC110802127 gene encoding E3 ubiquitin-protein ligase At4g11680, translated as MSSLDVTPFLSPATTELPGTMRTQGLRHAARMIRRASGGRRSLRAPSMTVRETAAQEIEERQIDWAYSSPVVALDAAWNSAFVLAASAALFLTWSDSTGLPLRVWVVGYALQCFLHVVCVCVEFRRRRRLRSAIQDGRDDYFEESSTMVKHFESANTLFSFMWWILGFYWICAGGHALQQDSPTLYWLCIAFLVLDLFFVIFCVALASVIAAAVCCCLPCIIAILYVLTDRGGASKEDIDLLKKYTFHRSNSEEKLDEETERTSGGIMKECGTDCPIERTLTAEDAECCICLSAYEDGIDLRELPCGHHFHCSCVEKWLLINSTCPLCKYDISKRCSQAGIV; from the exons ATGTCGAGCTTAGATGTGACGCCGTTTCTCTCACCGGCGACAACTGAATTACCGGGGACGATGAGAACACAGGGGCTGAGACACGCGGCGCGTATGATAAGGCGAGCCAGCGGAGGGAGGAGGTCGTTGAGAGCGCCGTCGATGACGGTGCGAGAGACGGCGGCGCAGGAGATTGAAGAGAGACAAATTGACTGGGCTTATTCTTCCCCCGTCGTCGCCCTTGACGCTGCCTGGAACTCCGCCTTTGTTTTAGCTGCCTCCGCAGCGCTTTTTCTCACTTGGTCGGACTCTACTGGGCTCCCTCTTAGGGTTTGGGTGGTTGGTTATGCACTTCAGTGTTTCCTTCATgttgtttgtgtttgtgttgaGTTTCGCCGTCGTCGGAGGCTTCGGAGTGCTATTCAAGACGGCCGTGATGATTACTTCGAGGAATCTAG TACCATGGTAAAACATTTTGAATCTGCAAATACGTTGTTTTCATTCATGTGGTGGATACTTGGATTTTATTGGATATGTGCGGGTGGCCATGCCTTGCAGCAAGACTCCCCTACGCTTTACTG GCTTTGCATAGCATTCCTGGTTCTTGATCTCTTTTTTGTCATCTTCTGCGTGGCACTGGCGTCTGTGATTGCTGCTGCAGTTTGTTGTTGCCTCCCATGTATCATTGctattttatatgttttgaCAGACCGG GGGGGAGCATCCAAAGAAGATATTGATCTCCTGAAAAAGTATACTTTCCACAGGAGTAATAGTGAGGAAAAACTTGATGAAGAAACTGAAAGAACGAGTGGAGGGATAATGAAGGAGTGTGGAACAGACTGCCCCATTGAACGTACATTGACTGCAGAAGATGCT GAATGTTGCATTTGCCTGTCTGCATATGAAGACGGGATCGACCTCAGAGAGCTTCCATGTGGTCACCATTTCCACTGCTCTTGTGTGGAGAAATGGCTTCTTATCAACTCCACGTGCCCGCTTTGCAAGTACGATATATCAAAGCGTTGCAGTCAAGCTGGAATAGTTTAG